A genomic stretch from Leptotrichia sp. HSP-536 includes:
- a CDS encoding acetate/propionate family kinase gives MKVLVINCGSSSAKFELIDMTNEQSLAKGNCERIGIANPIFSYKNLLTGEKIDKMEVPMENHTVAVELILKTLQDEKIGVISSVDEIDSIGHRIVHGGEYYEKSVLVDDKVIKNLEEIAPLAPLHNPAHIMGIKVIQKLLPGKKNVVVFDTAFHQTMPAKAYMYPYPYEDYTDLKVRKYGFHGTSHRYVSEVAREMLGKEDSKIIVCHLGNGASISAVQNGKVVDTSMGMTPLAGVMMGTRTGDVDPASVIYIMRKRGLSLDEMNNRMNKQSGILGMIGTSSDFRDLDTAKKAGDEKAILAYDMFCYRIQLYIGAYIAAMNGIDAIAFTGGIGENSVGAKQHICEALSYFGIEIDKEKNAQRLPGNVELSTKNSKVKIYKIETAEELVIARDTYKLTKE, from the coding sequence ATGAAAGTTTTGGTAATAAATTGTGGGAGTTCATCGGCAAAGTTTGAACTTATTGACATGACAAATGAGCAGTCATTAGCTAAAGGAAATTGCGAGAGGATAGGAATTGCAAATCCTATTTTCAGTTATAAAAATCTGTTGACTGGAGAAAAAATTGATAAGATGGAAGTTCCTATGGAAAATCACACGGTTGCGGTAGAACTGATATTAAAGACACTTCAGGATGAGAAAATAGGGGTAATTTCAAGTGTTGATGAAATTGATTCAATAGGACATAGAATTGTCCACGGTGGAGAATATTATGAAAAATCTGTACTTGTAGATGATAAAGTTATAAAAAATCTGGAAGAAATCGCACCGCTTGCACCTTTGCACAACCCAGCACACATAATGGGAATAAAAGTTATCCAAAAACTGCTTCCTGGTAAAAAGAATGTAGTTGTCTTTGATACAGCTTTCCATCAAACAATGCCAGCAAAAGCATATATGTATCCTTATCCTTACGAAGATTATACTGATTTGAAAGTGAGAAAATATGGATTTCATGGAACTTCTCACAGATATGTAAGCGAAGTAGCAAGAGAAATGCTAGGAAAAGAGGATTCAAAAATTATAGTTTGCCATCTTGGGAATGGAGCGAGCATTTCAGCAGTTCAAAATGGTAAAGTTGTGGACACTTCAATGGGAATGACACCGCTTGCAGGAGTTATGATGGGAACAAGAACTGGAGATGTCGATCCCGCCTCTGTTATTTATATAATGAGAAAAAGAGGGCTTTCTCTGGACGAAATGAATAATAGAATGAACAAGCAGTCTGGAATTTTGGGAATGATAGGAACTAGTTCAGATTTTCGTGATTTAGATACAGCTAAAAAAGCTGGGGATGAAAAGGCTATTTTAGCTTATGACATGTTCTGTTATAGAATACAGCTTTATATTGGAGCTTATATTGCAGCAATGAATGGTATTGATGCAATTGCATTTACAGGTGGAATTGGTGAAAATTCAGTTGGGGCAAAACAGCATATTTGTGAAGCGCTTTCATATTTTGGAATCGAGATTGATAAAGAAAAAAATGCACAAAGACTGCCAGGAAATGTTGAATTATCAACAAAAAATTCAAAAGTTAAGATTTATAAGATCGAAACAGCAGAAGAACTTGTAATCGCAAGAGATACTTATAAATTAACAAAAGAATAA
- a CDS encoding flavodoxin domain-containing protein: MATLNIIYYTGTGNTQDMAKYIGEGAESAGVSVKLINVEEADETAVDADFIAFGSPAGGAEEVAPEMIEFIEEIKNKISGKKVGLFGSYDWGQGGWMETWREEMITENLAVVNDGLTIHLSVDDDEKIEKCREYGKAIVG; this comes from the coding sequence ATGGCGACATTAAATATAATTTACTATACTGGAACAGGAAATACACAAGATATGGCAAAATATATAGGCGAAGGTGCAGAAAGTGCCGGAGTATCTGTAAAATTGATAAATGTGGAAGAAGCTGATGAAACTGCAGTAGACGCTGATTTTATTGCATTTGGTTCACCAGCTGGAGGAGCAGAGGAAGTTGCACCTGAAATGATTGAATTTATTGAAGAAATAAAAAATAAAATCTCTGGAAAAAAGGTTGGGCTTTTTGGCTCTTATGACTGGGGACAAGGTGGATGGATGGAAACTTGGCGAGAAGAAATGATAACTGAAAATTTAGCTGTCGTAAATGATGGACTTACAATACATTTATCTGTAGACGATGATGAAAAAATTGAAAAATGTAGAGAATATGGAAAAGCAATCGTTGGATAA
- a CDS encoding DUF445 domain-containing protein, whose translation MGNLLIQLAIMVFVGTLIGWFTNYLAIKLLFRPYEEVNLLFFKIQGLIPKNRDRISENLAETIEKELISVEHITAKLKDGDVINDEVLDKLLDKIIGEKLKKSVLEKNPLLKMFLNDSLIEKIKSYFKKSILENKEEIVEEIIKIAEDKIDFKEIMLEKMKNFSLKEMEKIILSVSKNELKHIEIIGGILGGVIALFQFFIMLLLKQI comes from the coding sequence TTGGGAAATTTGTTAATACAGCTTGCTATAATGGTTTTTGTTGGAACACTTATAGGATGGTTTACAAATTATTTGGCAATAAAGCTGTTATTTAGACCTTACGAGGAAGTAAATTTATTATTTTTTAAAATACAGGGATTAATTCCGAAGAATAGGGACAGAATTTCAGAAAATCTTGCTGAAACAATTGAAAAGGAACTTATTTCGGTAGAACATATTACAGCAAAGCTAAAAGATGGCGATGTTATTAATGATGAAGTTTTAGACAAGCTGCTAGATAAAATTATAGGGGAAAAGCTGAAAAAAAGTGTATTAGAAAAAAATCCACTATTAAAAATGTTTTTAAATGATTCATTAATTGAAAAGATAAAATCATATTTTAAAAAATCAATTTTGGAAAATAAAGAGGAAATAGTGGAAGAAATCATAAAAATTGCAGAAGATAAAATAGATTTTAAAGAAATAATGCTAGAAAAAATGAAAAATTTTTCATTAAAAGAAATGGAAAAAATCATTTTGTCTGTTTCTAAAAATGAATTGAAACATATTGAAATTATTGGTGGGATATTAGGAGGAGTAATTGCATTGTTTCAGTTTTTTATAATGCTATTACTAAAACAAATATAA
- the ruvB gene encoding Holliday junction branch migration DNA helicase RuvB: protein MNEERILEPKELGEDNIQRSLRPKTFDEYIGQQDLKEKMNIFIKAAKMRKEPLDHILLYGPPGLGKTTLAGVIATEMGVNLKVTTGPVLEKAGDLAAILTSLEENDILFIDEIHRLNTSVEEILYPAMEDGELDILIGKGPSARSIRVELPQFTLIGATTRAGQLSTPLRDRFGVTHRMEYYKLEELKEIIRRGAGILNVSYDEDGITEIAKRSRGTPRIANRLLKRARDFALVEGSGVLEKESVDGILRLLGVDDNGLDELDRNILLSIINVYNGGPVGIETLSLLLGEDRRTIEEVYEPYLVKIGFIKRTPRGRVVTEFGYKHLGIEKILSEKG, encoded by the coding sequence ATGAATGAGGAAAGAATATTGGAACCTAAGGAATTAGGGGAAGACAATATTCAGAGAAGTTTACGGCCGAAAACTTTTGATGAATATATCGGTCAACAGGATTTAAAGGAAAAAATGAATATTTTTATAAAAGCTGCGAAAATGAGAAAAGAACCGCTGGACCATATTTTGTTATATGGACCTCCAGGGCTTGGAAAAACAACGCTTGCGGGAGTTATTGCCACGGAGATGGGAGTAAACTTGAAAGTAACAACGGGGCCTGTGTTGGAGAAAGCGGGAGATTTGGCAGCTATTTTGACGTCTTTGGAAGAAAATGACATTTTGTTCATTGATGAAATTCATAGGTTAAATACATCTGTGGAAGAAATTTTGTATCCTGCAATGGAAGATGGGGAACTGGATATTTTAATTGGAAAAGGACCGTCGGCTAGAAGCATTCGTGTTGAATTGCCACAATTTACACTAATCGGTGCGACAACAAGGGCAGGACAGTTAAGTACGCCGCTTCGTGACAGATTTGGAGTTACTCATAGGATGGAGTACTACAAACTGGAAGAATTAAAGGAAATTATACGAAGGGGAGCTGGAATTTTAAATGTTTCATACGATGAAGACGGAATTACAGAAATTGCCAAGAGAAGTCGTGGAACGCCAAGAATTGCAAATAGGCTTTTAAAAAGAGCAAGAGATTTTGCATTAGTGGAAGGTTCAGGTGTATTAGAAAAAGAAAGTGTAGATGGGATTTTGAGACTTTTGGGAGTGGATGACAATGGACTGGATGAATTAGATAGAAATATTTTGCTGTCAATTATAAATGTTTATAATGGAGGTCCTGTAGGAATTGAAACATTATCACTTTTACTTGGAGAAGACAGACGGACAATTGAGGAAGTTTATGAGCCGTATCTTGTGAAAATTGGCTTTATAAAAAGAACGCCACGTGGAAGAGTTGTAACGGAATTTGGATATAAACATTTAGGTATTGAAAAAATATTGAGTGAAAAAGGTTAA
- a CDS encoding RsmE family RNA methyltransferase, protein MLTVIAEKENIDENNGKILIKEKSDCNHIQNVYRLNVGDKLRIVDGEYEYFTQIIEISKKEVVVKILEKNEDSYSLNINIDVAIGILKNDKMNLAIQKLTEIGVKSIIPLKTERVVVRINEKKEKWDTVARETLKQCRGVKFTEILPVKKLTEIDYKKYDKIIFAYENSNESKSLSEIIKQEDKNILYIIGPEGGITQEEVDFLKNNKSIEISLGKRILRAETAAIVVCGIIANFYM, encoded by the coding sequence TTGTTGACAGTGATAGCAGAAAAAGAAAATATCGATGAAAATAATGGAAAAATTTTGATAAAGGAAAAGTCGGATTGTAACCATATTCAAAATGTTTATCGTTTAAATGTAGGCGATAAACTGCGAATAGTTGATGGAGAATATGAATATTTTACTCAAATTATTGAAATTTCAAAAAAGGAAGTTGTTGTAAAAATATTGGAAAAAAATGAAGATAGTTATTCTTTAAATATAAATATTGATGTTGCGATAGGAATTTTAAAAAATGATAAAATGAACTTGGCAATTCAAAAACTGACAGAAATTGGTGTAAAAAGCATAATTCCTTTAAAAACTGAACGTGTTGTCGTAAGAATTAACGAAAAGAAAGAAAAATGGGATACAGTTGCAAGAGAAACTTTGAAACAATGTAGAGGAGTAAAATTTACTGAAATTTTACCTGTAAAAAAACTTACTGAAATTGACTATAAAAAATATGACAAAATAATTTTTGCATATGAAAATAGCAATGAGTCAAAATCTTTATCAGAAATAATAAAACAGGAAGATAAAAACATTTTATATATAATTGGTCCAGAAGGCGGAATCACACAAGAGGAAGTTGATTTTTTAAAAAATAATAAGTCAATAGAAATCAGTTTGGGAAAACGTATTTTAAGGGCAGAAACTGCGGCAATTGTGGTGTGTGGCATTATTGCCAATTTTTATATGTAA
- the mrdA gene encoding penicillin-binding protein 2, with the protein MRELDKEEKNVRLIAFIVFVGVVFFILIARLFVLQILNASEYAEQALQNRIRTNVIKATRGEIYDREGKLLAKNTTGYQLMHSHTQSLEVKDVALLKEIKNMTVEQIDARLSKERKMTAQRIKETIFDIRQISQLTNYPIDYLIDRFFKQQRIGTDKKILVIEDLDRETAARAIEKIDNERIDIVEYNKRYYPEDPIASHVIGYVKPISEKEFKELEKEGYRNSDLIGKKGVERSYDKEMKGQDGKENVEVDAKGNVIRQMETTESVAGKNVYLSVDLELQKDMTDAFSGKSGAFIAMEAKTGKIITFVSNPEISLNLLSSRIPDNQWMELVNSKSKPLVNKGVAGLYPPGSTFKAITGTGILESGISPYATVNSTGQYKFGHMIFRDSHKAGHGVTNFAKSIEQSVNTYYYVFSQKVGVQNIVKYAKEFGIGSKTGIDVPGELSGTLPSPEWKKKRFKKKQDQKWLPGDLINMSIGQGYVLVTPIQIASAYQAIANNGVQLRPTVVDRFVSYTGKVENNGPKVVRKLKISAKNLKLVQNALRLPVSGAGTAKILRIANYPVSAKTGTAQNSGFGDNHSWIAGYFPSDNPQIVFVSIVEGGGYGGVASGNMALRFINKYRNKYVLKKNNKQDENKGKESEKNKNLQNSNSKKKKNG; encoded by the coding sequence ATGAGAGAATTAGATAAAGAAGAGAAAAATGTTCGGCTTATTGCCTTTATTGTTTTTGTAGGAGTTGTTTTTTTTATTTTAATTGCACGGCTATTTGTATTACAGATATTAAATGCTTCAGAATATGCTGAACAGGCATTGCAAAATAGAATCAGAACAAATGTGATAAAAGCCACACGCGGAGAAATTTATGATAGAGAAGGAAAGTTGCTTGCCAAAAACACAACTGGTTATCAGTTGATGCATTCACATACACAATCTTTGGAAGTTAAAGATGTAGCTTTATTAAAAGAAATAAAAAATATGACGGTAGAACAAATTGATGCCAGACTTTCAAAAGAGCGTAAAATGACGGCTCAGCGTATAAAAGAAACAATATTCGATATAAGACAAATAAGTCAGCTTACAAATTATCCAATTGATTATTTGATAGATAGATTTTTTAAACAGCAAAGAATAGGGACAGATAAAAAAATTCTTGTTATTGAAGATTTGGATAGAGAAACAGCAGCAAGGGCAATTGAAAAAATTGATAATGAAAGAATTGATATTGTAGAGTATAATAAAAGATATTATCCTGAAGATCCAATTGCTTCTCACGTTATTGGATACGTAAAGCCAATCAGTGAAAAAGAATTTAAGGAATTGGAAAAAGAAGGATACAGAAATAGTGATTTAATTGGTAAAAAAGGTGTTGAACGTTCTTATGACAAGGAGATGAAGGGTCAGGATGGGAAAGAAAATGTAGAAGTTGATGCCAAAGGAAATGTTATAAGACAAATGGAAACAACAGAAAGTGTTGCTGGAAAAAATGTTTATCTATCTGTTGATTTAGAATTGCAAAAAGATATGACCGATGCTTTTTCAGGTAAAAGTGGAGCATTTATCGCAATGGAAGCAAAAACAGGTAAGATTATTACATTTGTCAGTAACCCTGAAATTAGTTTAAATTTATTAAGCTCAAGAATACCTGATAATCAATGGATGGAATTAGTAAACTCAAAATCAAAACCACTTGTAAATAAAGGAGTAGCTGGGCTTTATCCGCCAGGTTCAACTTTTAAGGCGATAACTGGAACAGGGATTTTGGAATCGGGCATTTCACCTTATGCAACCGTAAATTCCACAGGGCAGTATAAATTTGGACATATGATATTCAGGGATTCACATAAAGCAGGGCATGGAGTTACCAACTTTGCAAAATCTATCGAGCAGTCAGTAAATACTTACTATTATGTATTTTCTCAAAAAGTTGGGGTGCAGAATATAGTAAAATATGCGAAAGAATTTGGAATTGGTTCAAAAACTGGAATTGATGTTCCAGGAGAATTATCAGGAACATTGCCAAGTCCTGAATGGAAGAAAAAAAGGTTTAAGAAAAAACAGGATCAGAAATGGCTGCCTGGAGATTTGATAAATATGTCAATTGGACAAGGTTATGTATTGGTAACACCAATTCAGATAGCTTCAGCTTACCAGGCTATTGCAAATAATGGTGTGCAGCTTAGACCGACAGTTGTGGACAGATTTGTATCCTATACAGGAAAAGTGGAAAACAACGGACCTAAAGTAGTAAGAAAATTAAAAATAAGTGCTAAAAATTTAAAATTAGTACAGAATGCCTTGAGATTGCCTGTAAGTGGCGCAGGAACAGCAAAAATTCTTAGAATAGCAAATTATCCAGTTTCAGCAAAGACAGGAACTGCACAAAATTCAGGATTTGGTGATAACCATTCGTGGATTGCAGGATACTTTCCATCAGATAATCCTCAAATTGTTTTTGTATCAATTGTAGAAGGTGGAGGATACGGAGGAGTGGCTTCTGGAAATATGGCTTTGAGATTTATAAATAAATATAGGAATAAATATGTTCTGAAAAAAAATAATAAACAGGATGAAAATAAAGGTAAGGAATCTGAAAAAAATAAAAATTTACAGAACAGCAATAGTAAAAAGAAAAAAAATGGATAA
- a CDS encoding ribonuclease J, producing the protein MSEKEKNDIGNQVLKRNFSKKEDVNKIKSSMKRFRRKNTNRRHLDEKNEIRYIPRVNDRNRHVDREVDGKSEKMYVIPLGGLEEVGKNMTAFQYKDEIIVVDAGLTFPEDEHLGIDVIIPDFSYLESNKHKIKGLLLTHGHEDHIGAIPYFYQKLGSENIPMYGGRLTLALARAKFEKKDAKLPKEKVISGRTILKVSKYFTVEFISVTHSIADCYAICIKTPAATILHSGDFKVDLTPVDGEGFDFGRLAQLGEEGVDLLLSDSTNAQIPGFTPSERTVGESLKDEFAKAEGRIILAAFASHVHRLQQIVNIATKHGRKIAIDGRSMVKIFEICSNLGYLKIPKDIMIDIDKVETYPADKVLILCTGTQGEPLAALSRIANGTHKYISLREGDTVVISATPIPGNEKAATKNINQLMKRDANVVFEKGIGIHVSGHGCQEEQKLMINLVKPKFFLPVHGEYAMIKKHKELAIAVGVPEKNILLSENGAKLELTKSNFRSVGKVPSGAVFIDGFGIGDIGNAVLKDRQNLADDGIVIISISQYRNGKFNKQVELVTRGFVYNKDAESLLSETKEIVKAELNSMENEGIKEIGKIKQKVRAKVGEFLNKETDREPIILPIIMEV; encoded by the coding sequence ATGTCAGAAAAAGAGAAAAATGATATTGGTAATCAGGTTTTAAAAAGAAATTTTTCAAAAAAGGAAGATGTTAATAAAATAAAGTCTTCTATGAAGAGATTCAGAAGAAAAAATACCAATAGAAGACATTTAGATGAAAAAAATGAGATACGTTATATTCCAAGAGTAAATGACAGGAACAGACACGTAGACAGAGAAGTGGATGGAAAATCAGAAAAAATGTATGTAATTCCACTTGGAGGACTTGAAGAAGTTGGAAAAAATATGACAGCTTTTCAATATAAAGATGAAATTATTGTTGTAGATGCTGGATTAACTTTTCCAGAAGACGAACATTTAGGAATAGATGTTATTATTCCAGACTTTTCATATCTGGAATCAAATAAGCACAAAATAAAAGGATTACTTTTAACACATGGACACGAAGACCATATTGGAGCGATACCTTATTTTTATCAAAAATTAGGTTCGGAAAATATTCCAATGTATGGTGGAAGATTGACGCTTGCATTAGCAAGAGCAAAATTTGAAAAAAAAGATGCAAAATTGCCAAAAGAAAAAGTTATTAGCGGAAGAACTATCTTAAAAGTATCAAAATACTTTACAGTAGAATTTATAAGCGTAACTCACAGTATTGCTGACTGTTATGCAATCTGCATAAAAACTCCAGCAGCAACAATTTTACATTCTGGAGATTTTAAAGTGGATTTGACACCAGTTGATGGAGAAGGATTTGATTTTGGAAGATTGGCTCAGCTAGGAGAAGAAGGTGTGGATTTATTGCTTTCAGACAGTACAAATGCACAAATTCCAGGATTTACGCCATCAGAACGAACAGTTGGAGAAAGTTTGAAAGACGAATTTGCAAAAGCCGAAGGAAGAATTATTTTAGCTGCATTTGCTTCACACGTGCATAGATTACAGCAAATCGTAAATATTGCAACAAAACACGGAAGAAAAATTGCAATTGACGGAAGAAGCATGGTAAAAATCTTTGAAATCTGTTCAAATCTTGGATATTTGAAAATACCAAAGGATATAATGATTGATATTGATAAAGTTGAGACATATCCAGCTGATAAAGTACTTATTTTGTGTACTGGAACACAAGGTGAACCGCTTGCGGCACTTTCAAGAATTGCAAATGGAACGCATAAATATATTTCGTTAAGGGAAGGGGACACAGTTGTAATTTCAGCAACACCGATTCCAGGAAATGAGAAGGCTGCGACTAAAAATATTAACCAGTTAATGAAACGTGATGCAAATGTAGTTTTTGAAAAAGGAATAGGAATCCATGTATCAGGACATGGTTGTCAAGAAGAACAGAAATTAATGATAAATCTTGTAAAACCAAAATTTTTCCTGCCAGTACATGGAGAATATGCGATGATTAAAAAACATAAGGAATTGGCAATAGCGGTAGGAGTTCCTGAAAAAAATATTCTTTTGTCAGAAAATGGGGCAAAATTAGAATTGACTAAAAGTAATTTTAGAAGTGTTGGAAAAGTTCCTAGTGGAGCCGTATTTATTGATGGATTTGGAATCGGAGACATTGGAAATGCTGTATTAAAAGATAGACAAAATCTGGCAGATGATGGAATTGTTATTATTTCAATTTCACAATATAGAAATGGAAAATTCAATAAGCAAGTAGAACTTGTAACACGTGGATTTGTGTACAATAAAGATGCAGAAAGCTTGCTTTCTGAAACAAAGGAAATTGTTAAAGCAGAACTTAACAGCATGGAAAATGAAGGAATAAAAGAAATTGGTAAGATTAAGCAAAAAGTAAGAGCAAAAGTAGGAGAGTTCTTAAATAAGGAAACAGACAGGGAGCCAATAATTTTGCCAATTATAATGGAGGTTTAG
- the yhbY gene encoding ribosome assembly RNA-binding protein YhbY: MIQLSSKERAFLRKLAHNLDPIVRIGKDGIDENVLKSIAEVVKKRELIKVKILQNSSVEFDREMADEIARDTKSVFVDKIGNILIFFKPKTTKDAKITPEFNEFRKSRKNKK; encoded by the coding sequence ATGATACAGCTTTCAAGTAAAGAGAGAGCTTTTTTAAGAAAATTAGCACATAACTTAGATCCAATTGTAAGAATTGGGAAGGATGGAATTGATGAAAATGTATTAAAATCCATTGCAGAAGTTGTTAAAAAAAGAGAATTAATAAAAGTAAAAATTTTACAAAATTCGTCAGTTGAATTTGATAGAGAAATGGCAGACGAAATTGCTCGAGATACAAAATCAGTTTTTGTAGATAAAATTGGAAATATACTAATATTTTTTAAGCCAAAAACTACAAAAGATGCAAAAATTACGCCTGAATTTAATGAATTTAGAAAAAGCAGAAAAAATAAAAAATAG
- a CDS encoding divergent PAP2 family protein, with product MSGGILFGNRLLDVAAISCFSAQFYKVFFPVFKGQKPQWARLVQTGGMPSSHASTVVSLVTGVFLLKGFSSIEFAISMVFAGIVLYDATGVRQQAGKHARALNTLIDAIEHHEGIEIINEKFKELLGHTPVEVFWGSVLGIAIGFLFKGYILG from the coding sequence ATGAGTGGAGGAATATTGTTTGGAAATAGGCTTCTTGATGTAGCAGCAATTTCGTGTTTTTCAGCACAGTTTTACAAAGTTTTTTTTCCTGTGTTCAAGGGCCAAAAACCTCAATGGGCAAGGCTTGTCCAAACTGGCGGAATGCCAAGTTCCCACGCTTCAACAGTTGTTTCCCTTGTAACAGGTGTATTTTTGCTAAAAGGATTTAGTTCAATTGAATTTGCAATTTCCATGGTCTTTGCCGGAATTGTGCTGTACGATGCAACAGGAGTCAGACAGCAGGCTGGGAAACATGCAAGAGCTTTAAATACTTTAATAGATGCCATAGAACATCACGAAGGAATAGAGATAATTAATGAAAAATTTAAAGAATTGCTTGGGCATACACCAGTAGAAGTATTTTGGGGAAGTGTTCTGGGGATTGCTATAGGATTTTTATTTAAAGGATATATATTAGGATAA
- a CDS encoding TlyA family RNA methyltransferase, which yields MKKRLDLILVEREFFETREKAKREIMAGNVIVNEQVVIKAGTMFKDNDELNIRVKDKLKYVSRGGLKLEKAIKAWDLDFSDKLVLDIGASTGGFTDCALQNEARRVYSVDVGKNQLDWKLRNDEKVISLEEMHIKDLKEENIENKKVDFIVIDVSFISLTKVIPYLKKFLAQSGKIVMLVKPQFEVGREKIGRNGVVENEEYHNEAIKKIISFSKEEGYELIGVEDSPIKGAKGNKEFLMLIKSN from the coding sequence ATGAAGAAAAGATTAGATTTAATCCTTGTCGAGCGAGAATTTTTTGAAACAAGGGAAAAAGCCAAGCGGGAAATAATGGCAGGAAATGTTATCGTAAATGAACAAGTCGTTATAAAAGCCGGTACAATGTTTAAAGATAACGATGAATTAAATATTCGTGTAAAGGATAAATTGAAGTATGTCAGTCGTGGCGGATTAAAATTAGAAAAGGCCATAAAGGCTTGGGACTTGGATTTTTCAGATAAACTGGTTTTGGATATTGGAGCATCTACAGGTGGGTTTACAGACTGTGCCTTGCAAAATGAGGCAAGGCGTGTGTATAGTGTTGACGTTGGTAAAAATCAGCTTGACTGGAAATTGAGAAATGATGAGAAAGTCATTTCACTGGAAGAAATGCACATAAAAGATTTGAAAGAAGAGAATATTGAAAACAAAAAAGTTGATTTTATTGTAATAGATGTTTCTTTTATTTCTTTAACAAAAGTTATTCCATATTTAAAAAAATTTCTTGCACAATCTGGAAAAATTGTAATGCTAGTTAAACCTCAATTTGAAGTTGGAAGGGAAAAAATTGGAAGAAATGGTGTTGTTGAAAATGAAGAATATCATAATGAAGCAATAAAAAAAATTATTTCTTTTTCAAAAGAAGAAGGCTATGAGTTAATTGGCGTGGAAGATTCTCCAATAAAAGGAGCAAAGGGGAATAAAGAATTTTTAATGTTAATAAAATCAAATTAA
- a CDS encoding S41 family peptidase, which yields MKKNKILQAVLGLVLVSMPLFAATTIIKTSRNDKNTSAGYTKDSTELNRIVDVINIIENNFVGKEATPSKKELYEGAVAGVVSKLKDPYSEYLSKADLADFSQDMEGEYVGVGMSINKKKGEALEVVSPFIGSPAEKVGIKIKDKVTKVDGKDILPLTANETVKLLKGKEGTKVDVEVVREGKKDPMKFTLTRATIKLEMVESKMLENNIGYVSLLKFGNHVGTEVEKAIKNLQGKGMKGLILDLRSNPGGSLQEAQDISSLFVKEDLIVYLKYKNGQQKNYNRTSKNLGNFPLIVLTNKASASASEIVTGAIKDYKRGTIIGEKTFGKGIVQQVIPLKTEDAIKLTIAQYFTPKGNYIHEKGIEPDIEVKMEELLTLKGYANDSEQARKNREKEIEDIIIKDKGKEEAAKIISAGDVQLKRAIQEMNKKIK from the coding sequence ATGAAAAAAAACAAAATTTTACAGGCGGTATTAGGACTGGTATTAGTGAGTATGCCTTTATTTGCGGCAACTACTATAATAAAAACATCAAGAAATGACAAAAATACAAGTGCTGGATATACCAAAGATTCAACAGAGCTAAACAGAATTGTAGATGTAATTAATATTATTGAAAATAATTTTGTTGGAAAAGAAGCAACACCAAGTAAAAAAGAACTTTATGAAGGAGCTGTTGCAGGAGTAGTAAGCAAATTGAAGGATCCTTATTCAGAATATTTGTCCAAGGCTGATTTAGCAGACTTTTCTCAAGATATGGAAGGAGAATATGTTGGAGTTGGAATGAGTATTAATAAGAAAAAAGGGGAAGCTCTTGAAGTTGTTTCACCATTTATTGGAAGTCCAGCTGAAAAAGTAGGAATTAAAATAAAAGATAAAGTTACGAAAGTTGATGGAAAAGATATTTTACCACTTACTGCAAATGAAACTGTAAAACTTCTAAAAGGTAAGGAAGGCACAAAAGTTGATGTGGAAGTAGTTAGAGAAGGTAAAAAGGATCCAATGAAATTTACATTGACAAGAGCTACAATTAAACTGGAAATGGTTGAAAGTAAAATGCTTGAAAACAACATTGGCTATGTAAGTTTGTTAAAATTTGGAAATCACGTTGGAACTGAAGTGGAAAAAGCAATTAAGAATTTGCAAGGAAAAGGAATGAAAGGGCTAATTTTGGATTTACGTTCTAATCCAGGAGGTTCGTTACAAGAAGCACAAGATATTTCTTCATTATTTGTAAAAGAAGATTTAATTGTTTATTTGAAATATAAAAATGGACAACAGAAAAATTACAACAGAACTTCAAAAAATCTTGGTAATTTTCCATTAATCGTATTGACAAATAAAGCAAGTGCAAGTGCTTCAGAAATTGTAACAGGTGCGATTAAGGATTACAAACGTGGGACAATTATTGGAGAAAAAACTTTTGGAAAAGGAATTGTACAGCAAGTTATACCTTTAAAAACAGAAGATGCAATAAAACTTACCATTGCTCAATATTTTACTCCAAAAGGAAATTATATTCATGAAAAAGGAATTGAGCCAGATATAGAAGTGAAAATGGAAGAACTTCTTACATTAAAAGGATATGCAAACGATAGTGAGCAAGCTAGAAAAAATAGAGAAAAGGAAATAGAAGACATTATCATAAAGGATAAAGGTAAGGAAGAAGCTGCTAAAATTATTTCAGCAGGAGATGTTCAGCTTAAAAGAGCAATTCAGGAAATGAATAAAAAAATAAAATAA